Part of the Zingiber officinale cultivar Zhangliang chromosome 8A, Zo_v1.1, whole genome shotgun sequence genome, gattgaatcaatcaccaattttgattttgtgatgattttttttttttattttatggccggccccttgttgggcaccaagcaaggtggtcggccacctcatcaagagaaaaggaaatatattttttttttaaatttacaataagaaatcttcttataaaatttacaagctctctttcctaaagtaggagttaaaaaaggaaagttctaaaaattaaaactatgctttaaaatttaaaacttctcttataaaatttcctttttcaacatgatggtagaaaattttaattttaaaacttatcttcctttttttcttaaaccatgaggatggttaaaaaaggaaagttttaaaacttttaaaactctctattaaaacatgtggtctaattcaaataaggagagttttttaaaaattaaaatctctcttttaaaacttatagttttctacaaagagaagattttaaaaattcaaaacaaccctccccttttgaattattgtggccagccccttcatgcttggtcaccaagcaaagggccaacccctatagaagaggatatggtcggcccttgcttggtcatcaagcattggaccgacccacttcttggacaccaagaagagccttatatttggatggacttgaggctataatgaggctacgacagggacctagaggagaaattggttttggccttccgatgagcttgagtatcccgtgttcgccccgaacacacaactcaagttcatcgataataactcattccactagagagttattatcgcactaccgcaccaatcccaaattacattatgagctccttcttattatgagtgtgttagtatccctgtgtttaagattacaaatgtccactaattaagtaagttactgacaactcacttaattaatatctagctcaaagagtagtaccactcaacttcattgtcatgtcggactaagtccacctgcagggtttaacataacaatccttacgagctcctcttggggacattctcaacctagataactaggacacagattccttctataatcaataatacatactataagtaatatcatttcccaacttatcgagcatattgatttatcgagctaaacctcaccctttgataagtcaaagaaataaacattaaatatatgtgcttgctattatattaggattaagagcacatactttcataataactaaggtctagttcttttactaggtcagtacaaaaagaacttacctaaatggtcctactcaatacacttaatgtgtatcagtgtaatttattaatcaagataaactaatacttaattacactatgactattctgatggtttgttcctttccatcttagtcgcgagcaactatttgtaatttataaaaaactgataacatgatcttctgagtgtgacactacactctatgttatctactatataaattaattgaacaattacattgcacatattgaccaatgtgattcttttattttaaaaataaatatttacaaaagctaggcttttagtatacactccaacaaaaccttccaggtggctgctatcattgagaagttgcctcccggctggaaggacttcaagaactacctaaagcacaagcggaaggagatgaatgtggaggaactcattgttcgacttcgcatcgaagaagacaacaagagttcagagaggaaattgttctctcaggctattgtgaaagccaacgtggtcgagcacggtcaaagctcgaaacggaagaaccccaagtcttccaagatgggacacagaggaggcatcagcaagaagaagttctctgggaagtgcttcaactatgaCAAAGTGGGTCACAGATCTTCGGAGTacagaaagccgaagaagaagcaagaggccaacctgaacgagggaccagaaatggatgacctctgcgctgtggtctctgagttgaacttgatcggttcaaacccgcgacaatcgtggatcgatactagagccaccagacatgtgtgctgcaacaaggagcagCTCCACAACTTCGAGGAAGTCATTGAAGATAAATTGTTCATGGGGAACGCATCAACCTCGAGCATCATGGTctaaggaaaagtggtgctgaagatgacctcaggCAAGGGTCTCACTCTGAaaaatgtgttgtatgttccggagattcaaaagaatctagtgtccggatcactgttaagcaagcatgactttcgcattgTCTTTGAGTCGGATAGActtgtattgtccaagaatggagtatttataggaaggggctatgtatctgatgggctgtttaaactcaatgtaatggcgattaggcctaagataaataaaactgaaagctcttccacttatatgcttgagtcttcatgtttgtggcatggtagactaggatatGTTAACTACGATAtattgcgtagattaattaatatgcaaagcatacctgcattccaccttgacccaaaacacaagtgtgagatttgtgttgaagtgaaaatgacaaggtcatcttttcaacatattgaaagaagtaatgaaccacttaacttaatccacactgatgtgtgcgacctaaaaggtacaccaacatgtggttgtaataaatacttcatcacttttgtagatgataacaaaaaatattgttatgtgtatcttctcaaaagtaaggatgaagctatagagaaatttgctctctataagaataaGGTTGAAAACCAAattaataggaaaattaaggtggttcgaagtgatcgaagcggtgaatatgtgtcaccgttcgctgagttgtgtgctgaacatgggattagacacgaaacaacaactccttatactcctcagcaaaacagAGTTGTTGAGaaaaagaatcgaactctaaaggagatgatgaatgctcttctattgagctctggattacCAGAGTCCATGTAGGGGGAagttgtgttaacagctaattaccttttaaataaggtgccccggaagaaaatagataagagcccttatgagttgtggaatggaagacaatcgtcctacaaatatttactaatgtgggggtgtcttgtcaaagtgttggtgcctgatccaaaaaggattaagataggacaaAAGACTgatgattgcatatttattggatatgcacaaaacaacactgtgtatagattttgtgtgtatgagtcacacatacaggagatacacaagaactcaataatcgaatcgagaaatgcctcattcttcgagcatgtgtttccgtataagacccgagaggatgctagctcttCAAAACGGGCAAACGAAATataaggcgaagaagaagatgatgatgacaaggaacccgtggaggttgagcctagacggagcaaaagagctcgggtagaaaaatcctatggatcagtttttatcactttcatgttggagagtgagccccgaagttactcagaggttgtaggctcttctgatggacctcattggaaagaggcaattgcatctgagatagaatccatCTTACAAAATctcacttgggaacttgtggatcttcctccgggaagtaaatcactaggttgtaagtggatatttaagaagaaaatgaaatcagatggcacaatcgataaatacaaggccagattggtaatcaaaggatatcgacaacgagaagaccttgattacttcgatacatactctccggtgtcgagaataacttccattagagtattgttggctattgccgctctatggaatctcgaaatacatcaaatggatgtaaaaacaaactttctaaacggggatttaaaataggaaatctacatggaccaacctgaggggttttctatgtcaggacagaaaaacaaggtctgtagattggtgaagtcattatatggcttgaaacaagtacCAAAGcaatgacatgagaaatttgataattccatgaaggaatgtggattcaagatcaatgaatgtgataaatgtgtctacatgaaagccacagaaagtaactatgtcatcttgtgcctctatgtagatgacatacttatcattgggagtaatgataagataatcaaatctactaaagatatgttgaactcaagatttgacatgaaatacatgggcctagctgatgtgattctaggaatcaaaatccttagaacgacagaaggacttgttcttagtcagtcctattacatggacaagattcttgagaaattcaccaagggtgatactgcgttagcacgaacgccgatagatacgagtcaacatctataaaaaaatcgaggtgaaactatctctcagatagagtactctcgaatAATTGGtaatctgatgtacttgatgagttgtacacgactaggcctacgcagtaagcaaactgagtagatacacgagtaatcccggtgttgagcactggaaagggataacaagagtactgaggtatttgaggtatactcgtgaatatggactacactatacaagatatcctgctgtgattgaaggatacaacgatgcgagttgaatatctgatataaaaagactctaagtctacgagtggatatgtcttcactctagcaggtgtagctatttcctggaaatcttctaagcaaaccgtaataactagatccacgatggaatatgagtttgtagctcttgacaaatgtggtgaagaggttgaatgactacgttaattcttagaagatattccacgatggtcGAAACTAGTGccggcgatttgcatacattgcgatagtcaatctgCAATCGATCGGATACAAAGCCAtcgtataatggtaagtctagacatatacgtcgcagacataataccattagacaactactttcAACGGGAGTTATCAATGTTGACTgtgtgaagtcaaaagataacctaaCGGTCCGCTAATCAAGGGGTTAAAtcaagagttagttgcaagctcatcaagaggaatggacTTGATGTCGTTATCAACGATTAGTACAGAGGATACCCAATctatgttgactggagatcccaagaactaggttcaaagggacaactaatctgtactgactagacacactgtaggGGGATATCCCAATGAAATAGTAACTAGACCAGGgtaagccgatggacttttaatgatcaagaagagtagatgacaactctggagggatcacctatgtgagaaagaagtggggccgcttcgaagagaattggaggcataattcttagagcttctcacagaaccaggcgtgttcatggccaagaacgaacacactcatgagaactgagttgtattagggagagtcttgggtgagatttgtcattgCTTACATAGACGACaatatagttcaaggacatcgtgtctattatcagccagtaagcaaccaaatcttcacaagggaaggttcaaagggtaaaacctaccaatcctatacttgactcaactgctaaATGCTATCACTTACCCTATcgccattcatgtgggggattgttgaataagtgaatggagaagaaatggaataggaaagaggctccattatgtatgggactttagtcccacattaggagTTTCTTGGtatctttgttggtttatattgattcacatacattgaggatgcgAACAAATGTAttgggagagactctctctcacgcgtagGTGCACAAGGGGGGGGGAGTGCAAATCCAGGGTccagattgcactgaaccaagttgactcgtatgcgagcgcgacctgcgcacacaaatgccggaccggtcggggcaaagATTTACCCAAGTGgagcaaccaacattttgccacgttgATCTTTTTGCTGCTGtgaaacggatgcattaaattcgagattaatgcagaagCAAAACGAACGAggaataatgagtgaaacggtggaTGTTTCACTGCTCGgcgagtaatggtcattaatcgaccattaacgctgccattgatctgagctcctatataaggaggctccgaTCATGGGCAGAGAGACACAACAAAGAAAGCAGAAGCTCTCCTTCTCATTCCCCTCCTCTGTCGTGTAACTCCTGCTCGATAGAGTGCCCACGATAACATTCGGGTACCATTTAGCTCGCCgtgaccactagtgcttggtcggattcacggtTGGTCGTTGTATCTTGGAAAACAGACGTCCCTTATAACCCTCGAAGCACAACTAGAGGtgagcgaatctgtttcaaggaaactgcgactcgcaggcctcggtccctCAACATTTTGCCACGTTGATCTTTTTGCTGCTAtgaaacggatgcattaaattcgagattaatgcagaagCAAAACGACCGAggaataatgagtgaaacggtggaTGTTTCACTGCTCGCTCTCCTCTCTGCCGTCCCATCTGCACAGTCGATCTGCCCGTCAGCTCGGCCTGTCAGCTCAGCCTGTTTGCTCTGCCGATCCGCCATCAGCTCGGCCAGTCAGATCGGCCGTCAGCTCGGCCTATCAGCTCGGTCCGTCAGCTCGGCCTGTTAGCTCAGCCTGTCTGCTCAGCCGATCCACCGTCAGCTCGGCAGTCAGCTCGACCGTTAGCTCGGCCTGTCAGCTCAGCCTGTTAGCTCGGCTTGTTAGCTCAGCCTGTTAGCTCAACCGATCCGCTCTCCTCTCTGCCGACCCATGTGTTCAGCCTATCCGCTGTCAGCTCGGCCAGTTAGCTCGGCCTGTCAGCTCGGCCTGTTAGCTCGACCTGTTAGCTCGGCCTTCAGCTCGACCTGTCAGCTCAGCCTGTCAGCTCGCCTGATCCTCTCTCCTCTCTGTCGACCCATCTGCTCGGCCGATCCGTCCGTCAGCTCGGCCTGTCAGCTCAGTCGATCTTTTTACTCGACAATTCTTCGGCTCATAGCAGAAATCAGTCCCTGCTGGtaacctgagattatccgctcaggatATCTCTActgtaagttaaatttaattcagAACAGTTTAAATTTAGTTAATACCCTATATATCTCCGATAATATATTGTTTGTAATCCAACATAAAATTAATTGTGTTTTGATTCTCTTGATTCTCCCGTTACATACTAAATTTAAAAtcgaaaaaggattttttttaaaatatcattCACCCTTTTATTACGTTTTATACTATTCTATATGAtaattaaggttttttttttttggtttaatttgATTCGAtttaaataaagaaattaattttttaaggatTGACCGACAGGTGGGGTATAATCGGAGATAAATGAGTCCTTTGgacaatatgaaatttaaatctgTCTTTTGTGAATTCTATAAACTGAAGGACGCCCTTCGGGGGAAATTACCGTtttttcaaagaattaaagacTGAATGAGTATAATCAGAAATTTCGCCCTCTGGACAATATGAAATGTAGgtgcgtttttttttttttttttttgggaaatcAGCAACTTTAAAGGCGTCCATAGTGAAATTGCCGACAAAACTACGAGGTCGATATATTTTTCAGATGAAGTTAAGAATATAAAAAAATGGAGAAGCAAATTATAATTACGTGTCAACGAGGTAAACGATGAAATAATTTAAGTGCCCAACTAGAAAAAGTCAGGTCACACATTGCGACCTGCCCGATTCCTAGTCACTTCTTGTGCGTAGGACCCTCCCTTTTCTTCACAGTGGTAAACATTTGGGGCGGCGTTAAGCAGGTGCGAAGTATCCGAACGCGACTAATTATGACCCGGTTTGCAAGTGCGGCGACGTCACGCGCTTAATCAGACGGATGGAGGCTTCATAAATCCTGATCCGACGGCGAGGATGCTTCGACGCGCTTTCTTTCCCCGATTACAAAAATGGCGTCGTCTTTTCCGCCTCGGCTTGTCGTCCTAGCCGTGCTCAAAGCTCTGAATTTTCCGACGCTTCCCCCCACGATCGCAAGATCCAGAGAGGGCGAAGCCTCGGGTCGGAGGAGGAGTCTCCTAACGCCGTCTTGGAGTTGAGATACTCGGAAGGAGGGCGGCGGAACGAAGATGATGATGACGAGGACCTCGATTGGGGCCATGGATGGCCCTGTGCTGGACGACGTCATCAGGCGGCTGCTCACCGGAGGAGGGCGGCAGGTGCAGCTCTTTGAGGCGGAGATCCGGCAGCTCTGCGTCGAGGCCAAGAAAGTGTTTCTGTCGCAGGCGAATCTCCTCGAGCTCCGCGCTCCCATCAAGATCTGCGGTCAATTCCCATTATCCACTTCTTCTATCTATGTGCAATCGGATGTTGAAAATTTTCTTCTCCTTAATGGCAATTGCTCAAAAACGGAAAGAGCGTGACTAGAATTCTGGTATTTAAttggtcaaaggggagttgaTACTAGAAAACCATATAGAGAATTGTGAAGATGACTGATTTGCATTAATTTCGTCTTTGAAGATTTGTTCTGCTAATTTCTTTGCGGAGGCATATCTTCTAGCTTATATTATATCAACTCAGCTATGCCCGCCCATGGAGGCGAGATTCTATGCAAACTAGATTGGGTGACAGGAGAGTTTAGGGTTGACTGCTTGTATTAAGAACACGAGAGAAAAGGACTGGCTAGTATGGGGGAGCTCTGCTGTCTATTGATTATATTTGAAGAGTCGGCATTCTAACCATGTTCCTCAATCAAGTTATGCATTTTTCTGTATAATGATAAATGCACTTTATAGATTTCAGTTGGTGCAGTGATGCCGATTATTCCATTATCCCCTTTATTTGTCATTATTTCACATATTctagcttctcattttcttcctGCAGCTTTCAATTTTTGCAAAATTGAGTTCCTTGCTAGGAGCTCTCTTTTGATTGTTCTTGTTCTACAATTGACACATGATAGGAACTTTTGGTCTTTTGTTATATTACTGGTTTCTTTATGGTGGCAATTTTGGGATAACTACTCACCATTATCATACCCCGAGATTTCTTATTAACGAACTCAAATAAGTGAATGTGAAATATGGCATATCTGCAGGGATTTCCGTATAATCTCTTTTGTGCCTTCTGTTTGACAAACCAATTTTTCCTCACGGTGCACAAAAAATGAATTCTATTCTAAATAATCATTCAAACTTCTCCAATTTTATCTTTGAGTTCGCTTTTGTTATAGGAAAGATCTTTCCCACCAAGGTTGTGTTTCCAATTTGTTATATGGTGATGCTGTCTTGGAATCTATGCTAATTTAGCCATCTTATATTTTATCCTGATTACTTTGTTTGAGAAGCTGCAGAAGAGCTAATCTTTGAAGTGTTTCTTTTATTGCAGGTGATATACATGGGCAATATATTGACTTGTTGAAGATGTTCGAAATTGGTGGCTTCCCGCCTCATTCATCTTATTTGTTTCTTGGGGATTATGTAGATAGGGGCAAATATTGCTTGGAAACTATATGCTTGCTTCTAGCTTATAAAGTGAAGTATCCTGACAAAGTGTTCCTTCTAAGAGGAAATCATGAAGATGCTAAAATCAATAGAGTATATGGCTTTTATGATGAGTGCAAAAGAAGATTCAATGTTCGGCTATGGAAAACATTTTGTGATTGCTTCAACTGCTTGCCATTTGCGGCCCTGATAGATGAAAAAATATTGTGCATGCATGGCGGTCTTTCACCCGAGTTGCAAAACATGTATGATATCCGGAATATCCCAAGGCCGACTGAGATTCCAGACTATGGGATTCTATGTGACCTGCTTTGGTCTGATCCTGATCCTACAGTACAAGGGTGGGGTGAGAGTGACCGAGGAGTTTCAGTTACTTTTGGTGCTGATAAGCTGGTTGAGTTTTTGGAGAAAAATGATCTTGATCTTATTTGTCGAGCTCATCAAGTGAGTGTTTTTTCCCCCTCCCTCCTTGCTTAAGTTTCCGCTTCTATACACTTGGTGATGGTGGTTAAGTTGTTGATTTTTACAGGTAGTGGAGGACGGATATGAGTTTTTTGCTCACAGAAGATTAGTCACTATTTTTTCAGCTCCAAACTATTGTGGGGAATTTGATAATGTAGGTGCTCTATTGACCATAAATGAAAACCTGTTATGTTCGTTTCAGATTTTGAAAGCATCAACACCAGTAAACCCCGACACAATCAATAAGAAGCCTAAGAAGGTGACATTTTAAACTCCAACTTCTTGTTCTCCCTAAATGTTTTGCAGTTTGTTAATGATTTATAGGGAAGTAACGGCAACCTTCTCATACCTCTAAGCCAGTTTTTGATGGGTTTTTCCCTTCGAAAAGATAAATGGTTTTTAAAAGTCTAAGCTTTGTTGAACTTGAAAAACAACTTATTCTCATTAACTGAAGAAATCTATTTTCTTTGTTAATTGAACAGCCATCAAAAGGAGGAAAATCTTGATAACTCTAGTCAGTCATCTGAGGATGATAGAGTTTGGAGAGCTGGATCTTTTGTGTGTGGATCGATTAAACTTGTCGCTATTTTCTATGGGTAGATAAGGTTATCTTAGGCAATGAACAAATGTAAGGCAATGTTGAATCATTAGGATGGTGAAGTTTGTCTGATGCTTTTTTGTTGTACAGCAATTTAATACAAAGTTTCTTATCCCCCTCTAGTGGCTGATGGGATTCTTATCTGAATTATGACAAACTTCTTCGAGGGTTTCATGCTTCCTTAAAATGACCTCATTGTACATATGCTTATGTACAGTAGCTGACGGGATTGATTCAGACTGTTTGTTATCTATGAACTTGTGGATCTATCCAACCTCGACTGTGTGGCAAAGGTCTAGGGCACATCGAGGGCAACACGTGTGATCGGTTCATCAGTCTGGTTATTAAGGATGCACATGAAGCATTCAATTCTCGGTATCTATCATATGACTGCTAACTTTATTAGCATCTGATCGGCTCAATCATTATTCGCCTTAGTATCTCGGTCAATTTGTCTCAagatcaatacggaggaggtaaatcacggatgattattaacctttagaatagtgactagcacataagggagatatttatctcgattttatcgAGATTTGAATCCTAGACCTCATTATGACAACACCTTATGTGCTAGCCACCAAATCCATCCGAGAGGATCTGATCGGCTCAATCATATTTTACTAGTAGATGCTCTTATCATATTTATATCGGCAATTTACTAACTAAAAGactacttaaaatttttaaatactttaGACACACCTAACTTTTTTTCTCTCTCCAAAGGACGCACTTGATTCTCATTATACTCCATTCcgtgcctaaattatatatatatatatatatataattccgaGGCATGTAAATGTCTCTCCTCTCTTCTCTGTTATCTCTCAGCTCCCATATTATGCCTATTCTTCTTACTTGAATTGAACCTATCaagattaaaaatataattatattatcAATGAGTTTCATATAAAAGAtatctcaatttttttaaaaaaaattaaatcattaaactCAAGATAATCCTCTAAATTTatccatttttaattttaaaatgttaataaaaaattttaaaaataggttaataaaaattaaaatttcccttctatttttaatatctaattataaaataaaaaaataaaataaaattttaagtattttattaaagattttcaaatataaaatttatattaaattcaTATAATTCATTCTAATCAGGCAAAAGTTCGATTAAATTGAATGAACCGATCGAATTTATAAATTTGATACGGTTATTTtagaattcaatttttttttatatataaaatgttGATGATTTTGGATAATTCTCAGTTTCAATTTTAAAgtttctaattcaaataaatcaatatTATTAATCGAATCAAACGGAACTAGAGTTGCACCACTATAATTAGAATTGgagttgaaataattttcaaaaaaaatatatttaagattatttgtgtttataataaattttaaattttagttatatgatttgataatttagaatcaattaaaacttttaatttgatagaaaaataattataacttcatgtctattatatttttttatttaaattatttatttttatatttttcttaaaccaaATCTATAAAAGAATTTACCATATTTATCATCACTATATAATAGTTTTTCATCAAAGTGATGaggtaatatttttttcaattaattaattttattccaAGTTTATGTAAGATCTTGAGGATGATTAGGGAGGTGTGAATATTGATCATTGCTTTTTCATCTTTTTCATCCTTCGTTCTTTCTTTCATATTAGTAGAAGCAAAAATATAAAGAACAAAAATAAGAGTGCAtaccagatttacttggttcttaACCCCTCAAGATTCATACTCCAATGCATATGCACATGAGGCATATGCCCACTAGTGTTCTTTCCAGATATCTTTCATAGGCGGAATTAATCAAGCACAAAGTATATTAAATAAAGCAAGGCTTGTAAATTTAAATACAAACAAACTCAAGTGTCGTCGAACTAGAAGCCCTGAGCATCTCGCACTCCTGGTGCTTCCTAGGTCGTTCAAGTGGCATGTTGGTTTCTTTTCCTTGAGTACAAAGTAGATGAGTAGTATTGAGTTGATGTTCTGAGATTTGATCTTGAGGTTTTTTTGTAAGCCTGGATCAGTAGACCTATAAACCTCGGTTGGTTGATCGAACCGTACCTAGTCAAACCTGATCTCTACGACCGAATTCATCATGATCTAGACTGAGTCGTACGATCTCATCGTTATTAGGTTTTTGATTGAATGAAAACTTTTTGGTTGACTGAACCAAACCATGTCACCGAATGAAGCCCAAACCTAAACCTAGTCAACTAACCCCAACTGGTCGGTCGAACCGATTTTTCAATCTACTGAATCAGTTTGGGTCTGATTCGACCTGGGGCAAGTCCGGTTCACCCCAGGCTTGATTCGACTGCATTCGGTTGCCTTCATCTGCTTCTGTCTTGCTTCCAGCTCTAAATTCCTGTAAGACAAGCATACAACAATGAAAACAAATAAGCCTAATTTGTAGTCTATCTGACTTATTAGACTTACCTAAGCCTTATCTTGTAAGTCTATCTGACCTACTAGGTTTATCTTTGGCTTGGAATTTACTTCTTcaagacttttcatcacctaaagTTCACTCCTTAAGGGGTTTTCCGTTGTCAAGCATTCGATCACCGTGGTTTGCTTGGACTTGCCACTTACCAAAAATCCAGTCATCCTGGATATGCTTAGACTTTCCACTTGCTAatcatccggtcaccttgacttaCTTAGACTTGACACTTTCTAGACATCTAGTCATCTTGTGCTCATCGTTTGACTTTACAATTAAAATCTTACTTGGTTTGATCTGTTAGTGCTTGGAAATGCCTCTTGTTGGTCTAGAAATACAGCAACACTTTACTCCAAGACTTACAGGAACTGACTATTTTTTATGttaccaattgattggtgaaATGATTGGCTCCTTTTTCCTGCCTGATGTCACTTTGCATATTTACCATTGATGTTATCTGTCTCGAAAAGGG contains:
- the LOC122009949 gene encoding serine/threonine-protein phosphatase PP1-like gives rise to the protein MMMTRTSIGAMDGPVLDDVIRRLLTGGGRQVQLFEAEIRQLCVEAKKVFLSQANLLELRAPIKICGDIHGQYIDLLKMFEIGGFPPHSSYLFLGDYVDRGKYCLETICLLLAYKVKYPDKVFLLRGNHEDAKINRVYGFYDECKRRFNVRLWKTFCDCFNCLPFAALIDEKILCMHGGLSPELQNMYDIRNIPRPTEIPDYGILCDLLWSDPDPTVQGWGESDRGVSVTFGADKLVEFLEKNDLDLICRAHQVVEDGYEFFAHRRLVTIFSAPNYCGEFDNVGALLTINENLLCSFQILKASTPVNPDTINKKPKKPSKGGKS